The Pangasianodon hypophthalmus isolate fPanHyp1 chromosome 2, fPanHyp1.pri, whole genome shotgun sequence genome window below encodes:
- the zgc:123305 gene encoding zgc:123305 isoform X1, translated as MNYVGQLAETVFVTVKELYRGLNPATLTGGIDVIVVRQPDGSLQCSPFHVRFGKLGVLRSKEKVVDIEINGEPVDLHMKLGDNGEAFFVEENESLEAEVPAHLCTSPIPMEVPEVSEVTESPASTNSSSSTRRKKRRKKRARSDAHLHEDVSSSSEERETPEQDIPKEDSVFMASKSVYYSLSEEPGEDVLGAQARDLHPYSDGECSLSESLFYSRPSSPKSDSELLVKPQETSGPQMQWNWGGFPKVCPTERGSTERLCSPSSLVTPSERSHFRTIQRQASFNMELSNPLTTVTVLRPEPWILESQPGHSDNLPRVSHSTPNIEASSPTHQAFPLTLPHLEPAEGSEQQNTSELEAQSGLNDFMANTVSTCGTDCDTRTTNQDITDNTTRPTNADRVVSVISDFSTKTAISVCSEYHASTLSVSYTADSVSMAQSETLATSVDKISAFTKTAQLTTAEKGASVERDSGIEALTEGFAEEEGKVAQEGKAAVAPQTKEEAKSVGVPEHVESVTQLEEQPSFSQSSSKAAESQEKKKGKRSQHLGPADIYLDDLSKLDPEVVALYFPKSEGDFPSQGDAELGSVPPIHSPQSGQQSPQSLSTANVDSGTEYLSDSTTDTLDVTMSLCGTEGYSRQIKKEKFEEHIVTYQDFVNNPGIIDDPNLVICINSNYYNWAAAAPMILSMQAFQKNLPKSTVEQLVKDKMPKKSGRWWFSWRRKDMESNQPNSKPRSEEHQLEASSSLPTPPTIKNHSGQLSSDDDGTDSNRQESVTEAMSTAQCLSQIYRKSLRLTSQQIEHLNLREGANTIVFSVTTQYQGTCRCEAAIYLWNWDDKVIISDIDGTITKSDALGHILPQLGKDWTHQGIAKLYHKIHQNGYKFLYCSARAIGMADITKGYLQWVNDKGIVLPKGPVLLAPSSLFSALHREVIEKKPEVFKITCLTDIRDLFSPHRQPFYAAFGNRTNDAFAYKKVGVPETRIFTVNPKGELMQENSKGHKSSYSHLSELVEHVFPLLCKGQHASFDCPEFSHFSFWREPLAPLDLSSL; from the exons ATGAACTACGTTGGCCAGTTGGCAGAGACAGTCTTTGTAACTGTAAAGGAGCTTTATCGTGGACTAAACCCCGCAACACTCACCGGTGGGATTGATGTCATCGTTGTGCGTCAGCCGGACGGCAGTCTCCAGTGCTCGCCTTTCCATGTGCGCTTTGGAAAACTGGGAGTTCTTCGCTCCAAGGAGAAAGTG GTGGATATTGAGATCAATGGTGAGCCAGTTGACCTGCACATGAAACTTGGGGACAACGGGGAGGCATTCTTTGtggaagaaaatgaaagcttGGAG GCAGAAGTGCCAGCCCACCTTTGCACCTCACCCATCCCCATGGAGGTTCCAGAGGTTTCAGAAGTGACTGAGTCTCCAGCCAGCACCAACTCATCTTCGTCTACCCGGCGGAAAAAACGGCGCAAGAAACGTGCCCGCTCTGACGCACACCTCCATGAGGATGTTAGCTCCTCCTCAGAGGAGAGGGAGACCCCAGAACAGGACATCCCGAAAGAGGACTCTGTGTTCATGGCGAG taaGTCTGTGTATTACTCTCTGTCTGAGGAACCAGGTGAGGATGTGCTTGGAGCTCAGGCCAGAGACTTGCATCCTTACTCTGATGGAGAGTGCTCACTTAGTGAGAG TCTGTTTTATAGTCGACCCTCCTCTCCTAAGAGTGACTCTGAGCTATTGGTTAAGCCTCAGGAAACATCAGGGCCTCAGATGCAGTGGAACTGGGGTGGATTTCCCAAG GTGTGTCCAACAGAGCGAGGGAGCACAGAGCGTCTCTGCAGCCCTTCCTCTCTCGTTACACCCTCCGAGCGCTCCCACTTCCGCACCATCCAACGGCAGGCCTCGTTCAACATGGAGCTTTCCAATCCCTTGACCACTGTAACTGTATTGAGACCAGAACCTTGGATTCTTGAATCACAGCCAGGTCACTCGGATAATCTCCCTAGAGTTTCCCACTCTACCCCAAATATAGAAGCTTCCTCTCCCACACACCAGGCTTTCCCACTCACACTGCCCCACTTGGAGCCTGCAGAGGGCTCTGAGCAACAGAACACTTCAGAACTGGAGGCCCAGAGTGGCCTGAATGATTTCATGGCTAACACAGTTAGCACATGTGGCACAGACTGTGATACTAGAACTACAAATCAAGATATCACAGATAACACCACAAGACCTACTAATGCTGATAGGGTAGTCAGTGTTATTAGTGACTTTAGTACAAAGACTGCCATCTCAGTTTGCTCTGAATACCATGCAAGCACTCTTAGTGTATCTTATACAGCTGACTCAGTTAGCATGGCTCAGTCGGAAACGTTAGCTACCTCTGTTGATAAAATCAGTGCTTTTACCAAGACAGCTCAGCTCACTACAGCAGAAAAGGGAGCTTCGGTGGAGAGAGACAGTGGTATTGAAGCATTGACAGAAGGATTTGCAGAGGAGGAAGGAAAGGTGGCCCAGGAGGGTAAGGCTGCAGTGGCCCCACAGACCAAAGAGGAAGCAAAGAGTGTTGGAGTGCCAGAACATGTAGAATCTGTCACACAATTAGAGGAGCAGCCCAGCTTCTCCCAGTCTTCATCTAAAGCAGCAGAATcccaggaaaagaaaaagg GTAAGCGCAGTCAGCATTTGGGGCCAGCAGATATCTATCTGGATGATTTGTCCAAACTCGACCCTGAGGTGGTTGCATTATATTTTCCCAAAAG TGAAGGAGATTTTCCTTCCCAGGGTGATGCTGAGCTTGGTTCAGTCCCACCCATACACTCCCCACAGTCAGGCCAGCAGTCTCCTCAGTCTCTAAGCACTGCCAATGTGGACAGTGGGACTGAGTATCTATCAGACTCCACCACTGACACTCTGGATGTTACCATGTCCCTCTGTGGGACTGAGGGATACTCCAGGCAGATCAAGAAAG AAAAGTTCGAGGAGCACATTGTCACCTATCAAGACTTTGTCAACAACCCTGGAATTATTGACGACCCAAACCTTGTCATCTGCATCAACTCAAA TTATTACAACTGGGCAGCTGCTGCGCCAATGATTCTGTCAATGCAAGCTTTTCAAAAGAATTTGCCGAAG AGTACAGTTGAGCAGCTGGTAAAAGATAAGATGCCTAAGAAGTCTGGTCGCTGGTGGTTTTCCTGGCGGAGGAAAGACATGGAAAGTAATCAG CCAAACTCAAAGCCTCGCTCTGAAGAACATCAACTTGAGGCATCATCTTCTCTTCCTACACCTCCCACAATAAA GAATCACTCTGGTCAGCTGTCCAGTGATGACGATGGTACTGACTCTAACAGGCAGGAAAGTGTAACAGAAGCCATGAGCACTGCACAGTGCCTGAGTCAGATATACCGCAAGTCCCTCCGCCTCACCTCCCAGCAGATA gagcatCTCAATTTGCGAGAGGGGGCTAACACGATTGTGTTCAGTGTCACCACTCAGTACCAGGGCACTTGTCGTTGTGAAGCTGCCATCTATCTGTGGAACTGGGATGATAAAGTCATAATCTCAGATATTGATGGAACCATCACCAA GTCAGATGCGCTAGGTCACATTTTGCCACAGCTGGGCAAAGACTGGACCCACCAAGGCATCGCCAAGCTTTACCACAAAATACACCA GAATGGCTACAAGTTCCTGTACTGTTCAGCTCGTGCCATAGGCATGGCGGACATCACCAAGGGTTACCTGCAGTGGGTCAACGATAAAGGCATTGTACTGCCTAAAGGACCTGTACTACTTGCTCCTAGCAGCTTATTCTCAGCTTTACACAg GGAGGTAATTGAGAAGAAGCCAGAGGTGTTTAAAATCACATGCCTAACTGACATTAGAGACCTTTTCAGTCCACACAGACAACCATTCTACGCTGCCTTTGGCAACAGGACCAAT gatGCATTTGCTTATAAGAAAGTTGGCGTACCTGAAACTCGGATCTTCACTGTGAACCCTAAAGGGGAGCTCATGCAGGAGAATAGCAAAGGCCACAAGTCCTC GTATTCTCACTTGAGTGAGCTGGTGGAACATGTCTTCCCTCTCCTCTGTAAAGGCCAGCATGCGTCCTTTGATTGCCCAGAATTCAGTCACTTTTCTTTCTGGAGAGAGCCCTTAGCGCCACTGGACCTCTCTTCACTCTAG
- the zgc:123305 gene encoding zgc:123305 isoform X2, with the protein MRMLAPPQRRGRPQNRTSRKRTLCSWRGEDVLGAQARDLHPYSDGECSLSESLFYSRPSSPKSDSELLVKPQETSGPQMQWNWGGFPKVCPTERGSTERLCSPSSLVTPSERSHFRTIQRQASFNMELSNPLTTVTVLRPEPWILESQPGHSDNLPRVSHSTPNIEASSPTHQAFPLTLPHLEPAEGSEQQNTSELEAQSGLNDFMANTVSTCGTDCDTRTTNQDITDNTTRPTNADRVVSVISDFSTKTAISVCSEYHASTLSVSYTADSVSMAQSETLATSVDKISAFTKTAQLTTAEKGASVERDSGIEALTEGFAEEEGKVAQEGKAAVAPQTKEEAKSVGVPEHVESVTQLEEQPSFSQSSSKAAESQEKKKGKRSQHLGPADIYLDDLSKLDPEVVALYFPKSEGDFPSQGDAELGSVPPIHSPQSGQQSPQSLSTANVDSGTEYLSDSTTDTLDVTMSLCGTEGYSRQIKKEKFEEHIVTYQDFVNNPGIIDDPNLVICINSNYYNWAAAAPMILSMQAFQKNLPKSTVEQLVKDKMPKKSGRWWFSWRRKDMESNQPNSKPRSEEHQLEASSSLPTPPTIKNHSGQLSSDDDGTDSNRQESVTEAMSTAQCLSQIYRKSLRLTSQQIEHLNLREGANTIVFSVTTQYQGTCRCEAAIYLWNWDDKVIISDIDGTITKSDALGHILPQLGKDWTHQGIAKLYHKIHQNGYKFLYCSARAIGMADITKGYLQWVNDKGIVLPKGPVLLAPSSLFSALHREVIEKKPEVFKITCLTDIRDLFSPHRQPFYAAFGNRTNDAFAYKKVGVPETRIFTVNPKGELMQENSKGHKSSYSHLSELVEHVFPLLCKGQHASFDCPEFSHFSFWREPLAPLDLSSL; encoded by the exons ATGAGGATGTTAGCTCCTCCTCAGAGGAGAGGGAGACCCCAGAACAGGACATCCCGAAAGAGGACTCTGTGTTCATGGCGAG GTGAGGATGTGCTTGGAGCTCAGGCCAGAGACTTGCATCCTTACTCTGATGGAGAGTGCTCACTTAGTGAGAG TCTGTTTTATAGTCGACCCTCCTCTCCTAAGAGTGACTCTGAGCTATTGGTTAAGCCTCAGGAAACATCAGGGCCTCAGATGCAGTGGAACTGGGGTGGATTTCCCAAG GTGTGTCCAACAGAGCGAGGGAGCACAGAGCGTCTCTGCAGCCCTTCCTCTCTCGTTACACCCTCCGAGCGCTCCCACTTCCGCACCATCCAACGGCAGGCCTCGTTCAACATGGAGCTTTCCAATCCCTTGACCACTGTAACTGTATTGAGACCAGAACCTTGGATTCTTGAATCACAGCCAGGTCACTCGGATAATCTCCCTAGAGTTTCCCACTCTACCCCAAATATAGAAGCTTCCTCTCCCACACACCAGGCTTTCCCACTCACACTGCCCCACTTGGAGCCTGCAGAGGGCTCTGAGCAACAGAACACTTCAGAACTGGAGGCCCAGAGTGGCCTGAATGATTTCATGGCTAACACAGTTAGCACATGTGGCACAGACTGTGATACTAGAACTACAAATCAAGATATCACAGATAACACCACAAGACCTACTAATGCTGATAGGGTAGTCAGTGTTATTAGTGACTTTAGTACAAAGACTGCCATCTCAGTTTGCTCTGAATACCATGCAAGCACTCTTAGTGTATCTTATACAGCTGACTCAGTTAGCATGGCTCAGTCGGAAACGTTAGCTACCTCTGTTGATAAAATCAGTGCTTTTACCAAGACAGCTCAGCTCACTACAGCAGAAAAGGGAGCTTCGGTGGAGAGAGACAGTGGTATTGAAGCATTGACAGAAGGATTTGCAGAGGAGGAAGGAAAGGTGGCCCAGGAGGGTAAGGCTGCAGTGGCCCCACAGACCAAAGAGGAAGCAAAGAGTGTTGGAGTGCCAGAACATGTAGAATCTGTCACACAATTAGAGGAGCAGCCCAGCTTCTCCCAGTCTTCATCTAAAGCAGCAGAATcccaggaaaagaaaaagg GTAAGCGCAGTCAGCATTTGGGGCCAGCAGATATCTATCTGGATGATTTGTCCAAACTCGACCCTGAGGTGGTTGCATTATATTTTCCCAAAAG TGAAGGAGATTTTCCTTCCCAGGGTGATGCTGAGCTTGGTTCAGTCCCACCCATACACTCCCCACAGTCAGGCCAGCAGTCTCCTCAGTCTCTAAGCACTGCCAATGTGGACAGTGGGACTGAGTATCTATCAGACTCCACCACTGACACTCTGGATGTTACCATGTCCCTCTGTGGGACTGAGGGATACTCCAGGCAGATCAAGAAAG AAAAGTTCGAGGAGCACATTGTCACCTATCAAGACTTTGTCAACAACCCTGGAATTATTGACGACCCAAACCTTGTCATCTGCATCAACTCAAA TTATTACAACTGGGCAGCTGCTGCGCCAATGATTCTGTCAATGCAAGCTTTTCAAAAGAATTTGCCGAAG AGTACAGTTGAGCAGCTGGTAAAAGATAAGATGCCTAAGAAGTCTGGTCGCTGGTGGTTTTCCTGGCGGAGGAAAGACATGGAAAGTAATCAG CCAAACTCAAAGCCTCGCTCTGAAGAACATCAACTTGAGGCATCATCTTCTCTTCCTACACCTCCCACAATAAA GAATCACTCTGGTCAGCTGTCCAGTGATGACGATGGTACTGACTCTAACAGGCAGGAAAGTGTAACAGAAGCCATGAGCACTGCACAGTGCCTGAGTCAGATATACCGCAAGTCCCTCCGCCTCACCTCCCAGCAGATA gagcatCTCAATTTGCGAGAGGGGGCTAACACGATTGTGTTCAGTGTCACCACTCAGTACCAGGGCACTTGTCGTTGTGAAGCTGCCATCTATCTGTGGAACTGGGATGATAAAGTCATAATCTCAGATATTGATGGAACCATCACCAA GTCAGATGCGCTAGGTCACATTTTGCCACAGCTGGGCAAAGACTGGACCCACCAAGGCATCGCCAAGCTTTACCACAAAATACACCA GAATGGCTACAAGTTCCTGTACTGTTCAGCTCGTGCCATAGGCATGGCGGACATCACCAAGGGTTACCTGCAGTGGGTCAACGATAAAGGCATTGTACTGCCTAAAGGACCTGTACTACTTGCTCCTAGCAGCTTATTCTCAGCTTTACACAg GGAGGTAATTGAGAAGAAGCCAGAGGTGTTTAAAATCACATGCCTAACTGACATTAGAGACCTTTTCAGTCCACACAGACAACCATTCTACGCTGCCTTTGGCAACAGGACCAAT gatGCATTTGCTTATAAGAAAGTTGGCGTACCTGAAACTCGGATCTTCACTGTGAACCCTAAAGGGGAGCTCATGCAGGAGAATAGCAAAGGCCACAAGTCCTC GTATTCTCACTTGAGTGAGCTGGTGGAACATGTCTTCCCTCTCCTCTGTAAAGGCCAGCATGCGTCCTTTGATTGCCCAGAATTCAGTCACTTTTCTTTCTGGAGAGAGCCCTTAGCGCCACTGGACCTCTCTTCACTCTAG